A genomic stretch from Arachis stenosperma cultivar V10309 chromosome 3, arast.V10309.gnm1.PFL2, whole genome shotgun sequence includes:
- the LOC130966800 gene encoding uncharacterized protein LOC130966800, with protein sequence MSGVSSLAVSEAEDTRVPTTPPCERRRLLFQQEHDDVASPPPLSSMNLMGSLRVIELQLVAFILVFSASGLVSLMDLAFSAFVTIYAFALSRFSFPSYGSPPQQIFHASRLFQAYVVVGTAVGMFLPLAYVLGGFGRGDQHAVRSASPHLFLLSFQILSENIMSGLSMFSAPVRALVPLMYTIRRISVDIDWLQSEWLNTTLPPNSQFKDVAWFWFGRILALTNLVYYSLNLFGFLIPRFLPRAFERYFQLRGEIHAKADQDYVVDKSHPTEKQNKSQ encoded by the exons ATGTCGGGCGTGTCGTCGTTAGCAGTGTCCGAAGCAGAAGACACAAGGGTTCCAACAACTCCTCCCTGCGAGAGAAGAAGATTATTATTTCAACAAGAGCATGACGACGTtgcttctcctcctcctcttagTAGCATGAACCTAATGGGTTCACTGCGTGTAATAGAGCTTCAACTCGTAGCCTTTATACTAGTCTTCTCAGCAAGTGGCCTCGTCTCTCTCATGGATCTCGCTTTCTCTGCATTCGTCACCATCTACGCCTTCGCACTCTCGCGCTTCTCCTTCCCGTCGTATGGGTCTCCGCCCCAACAGATCTTCCACGCAAGTAGGTTGTTTCAGGCATATGTGGTGGTGGGAACAGCCGTGGGGATGTTCTTGCCTCTTGCGTACGTGCTGGGTGGGTTCGGAAGAGGGGACCAGCATGCGGTTCGTTCAGCGAGTCCACACTTGTTCTTGCTATCTTTTCAGATACTGAGTGAGAACATAATGAGTGGGTTGTCCATGTTTTCAGCGCCAGTGAGGGCGTTGGTGCCGTTGATGTACACAATTAGAAGGATCTCAGTGGATATTGACTGGTTACAATCAGAGTGGCTCAATACCACTCTCCCGCCAAATTCACAATTCAAG GACGTGGCATGGTTTTGGTTCGGTAGGATTCTAGCGTTGACCAACCTAGTTTATTACTCCCTGAATCTTTTTGGGTTCTTAATACCAAGGTTCCTTCCAAGAGCGTTTGAGAGGTATTTCCAGTTGAGGGGAGAGATCCACGCTAAGGCTGACCAAGACTATGTGGTCGACAAATCCCATCCGacagaaaaacaaaacaagTCGCAATAA
- the LOC130966801 gene encoding uncharacterized protein LOC130966801, which produces MVSEENFVVLVHYRGSIKRKTRSGMKFTDKDPLMLQEIVKYDCFTIGSDEDLQVMFYCRRQFLEVRTPELLAKLVDVVSSSEGSNWNTHTIGTVASSNSRPVGVSSSVPVNEPLVEPVTSPSFAVDLNCSEGGESAAPAGLGDALLDDVDDDDVEPNIIADDSGDDIRASEPAGVRGGSSSGTQQYPLHFSSLDLDSMRQEEVPGEPAGFGARDGQGSAGLTEFQVGQQFQDKDEAVLSVKTYSIRRGIQYKVVESDYRRYVGKCSEFGNWCTWLIRLSLQQRNGFWEVKQYNGPHTCLATSISSDHRSLDYHVISAFIMLMVRADASVSIKVLLNVTAAHFRFRPTYRRVWLAKQKAVAHIYGDWDESYNELPWWVLRKKNITY; this is translated from the exons ATGGTTAGTGAAGAGAATTTCGTAGTGTTGGTTCATTACAGAGGATcgattaagagaaaaacacgATCTGGTATGAAGTTCACTGATAAGGATCCTCTCA TGCTGCAAGAAATTGTGAAGTATGATTGTTTCACGATCGGGAGTGATGAGGACTTGCAGGTCATGTTTTATTGTCGTCGGCAGTTTCTCGAGGTTAGGACACCTGAGTTGCTAGCGAAGTTGGTTGATGTCGTATCTAGCTCGGAGGGTTCGAACTGGAATACCCACACTATAGGTACGGTAGCCAGTTCTAACTCCAGACCTGTTGGTGTATCTTCGTCCGTCCCTGTGAATGAACCTCTGGTCGAGCCTGTCACCTCCCCGTCGTTCGCCGTTGATCTCAACTGTAGTGAAGGCGGAGAG AGTGCTGCACCGGCTGGTTTGGGCGATGCATTGCTGGatgatgttgatgatgatgatgtggaGCCGAATATCATTGCTGATGACAGTGGCGATGATATTAGAGCGAGTGAGCCAGCTGGGGTTAGAGGTGGTTCTAGCTCTGGCACACAACAGTACCCTCTGCACTTTTCATCTTTAGACTTGGATTCCATGAGACAGGAGGAAGTTCCTGGGGAGCCTGCTGGATTTGGTGCTAGAGATGGCCAGGGTTCTGCAGGTCTCACAGAGTTTCAAGTTGGTCAGCAGTTTCAGGATAAAGATGAGGCTGTGTTAAGTGTGAAGACGTATAGCATCCGACGCGGGATACAGTATAAGGTGGTGGAGTCTGACTATCGCCGGTATGTTGGAAAGTGTTCTGAGTTTGGAAATTGGTGCACATGGTTGATTAGACTTAGTCTCCAGCAGCGCAATGGTTTTTGGGAAGTAAAACAGTACAACGGACCACATACGTGTCTCGCGACATCCATCTCTAGCGACCACAGGAGTCTGGATTATCATGTGATCTCGGCATTTATCATGCTAATGGTTAGAGCTGATGCATCCGTCAGCATCAAAGTGCTCCTGAATGTGACGGCGGCACACTTTAGGTTCAGGCCAACGTATAGGAGGGTTTGGTTAGCGAAGCAAAAGGCCGTTGCCCACATCTATGGCGATTGGGATGAGTCGTACAACGAGCTCCCGTGGTGGGTGTtacgtaaaaaaaatattacgtACTAA
- the LOC130966802 gene encoding uncharacterized protein LOC130966802, producing MALRIGSSTAPLNFSFNFKWRPRPNSVVSFPINESNRVRAAVILCRAANSHSGPVQKKRNSSAANTKKKKKNKNKTNSAPESDDSNPLSFTKFDIPHDFDDDGLEFGASDSDFDLDLDYRPLLL from the coding sequence atggcGCTACGGATAGGTTCTTCCACGGCGCCACTCAACTTCAGCTTTAACTTCAAATGGCGCCCGCGCCCCAACTCAGTAGTTTCATTCCCAATCAACGAATCCAATCGCGTCAGAGCCGCTGTTATTCTCTGCCGCGCCGCCAATTCACACTCTGGTCCCGTCCAGAAGAAACGAAACTCGTCCGCCGCCAATactaagaagaagaagaaaaacaagaacaagacTAACTCTGCACCCGAATCTGACGATTCTAACCCTTTGAGTTTCACCAAGTTTGATATTCCGCACGATTTTGACGATGATGGCCTCGAATTTGGCGCTTCTGATTCGGATTTCGATTTGGATTTGGATTACCgacctcttcttctt
- the LOC130966277 gene encoding uncharacterized protein LOC130966277 encodes MPLPEPPAGFLVGDDGKVLLTSTNRLATIVDPSNKLPLECVIRRVFRSSDGDECLLLCPVDTPVQILKSTNVDGWSAISDEEVESILPAAAYALAKIHMHLVHSGYCYTARGGFCYSEEDIFDFHTDDGKEVDGLPTEGVEITYFNLEGAQYMIYTPSDPLLFVAVKDEKGMLQIADDDLLEDPAIIDAIDEETEFNALVEEEAALHDSMMDES; translated from the exons atgCCGCTGCCAGAACCGCCAGCTGGATTCCTCGTAGGCGACGACGGCAAGGTTCTCCTTACTTCAACAAATCGACTTGCCACCATT GTTGATCCATCCAACAAGCTTCCATTGGAGTGTGTTATAAGGAGAGTCTTCAGAAGTTCTGATGGAGACGAGTGTTTGTTGCTCTGCCCAGTCGACAC GCCAGTCCAGATATTAAAGAGCACGAATGTTGATGGATGGTCAGCT ATCAGTGATGAGGAAGTTGAATCTATTCTTCCAGCTGCAGCTTATGCACTTGCCAAGATACACATGCATCTTGTTCATAGTGG GTACTGTTATACAGCACGTGGTGGTTTTTGCTACTCAGAAGAAGACATATTTGACTTTCACACGG ATGATGGTAAGGAAGTCGATGGTTTGCCAACTGAAGGTGTGGAAATTACGTATTTCAATTTG GAAGGTGCCCAGTACATGATTTATACGCCATCTGATCCACTTCTTTTTGTTGCTGTCAAG GACGAGAAGGGGATGCTACAAATTGCCGATGAT GACTTGCTTGAAGATCCTGCCATCATAGATGCGATAGATGAGGAGACTGAATTtaatgccttggtg GAAGAAGAAGCTGCACTTCATGATTCAATGATGGATGAGAGTTAA